A stretch of Lentibacillus sp. JNUCC-1 DNA encodes these proteins:
- a CDS encoding diphthine--ammonia ligase, with translation MKRTALSFSGGKDSCFALYKLQEQEGIEIASLVTTVFQEDQKTVAHGEPPEHIKQQAERLDVPVTFVTTDFKSYGEDYLDHLLKLKETYQLDAIAFGDIYLEGHREWGEELAARAGLEPLYPLWSTEYQALPLLQEFISHGFQARVIKVDEEKLPADWVGRIVDGAFADEIARLDVCPMSESGEYHTVVEDGPCFRK, from the coding sequence ATGAAACGAACGGCATTATCATTCAGCGGCGGCAAGGACAGCTGCTTTGCCCTCTATAAACTACAGGAGCAAGAAGGGATCGAGATCGCCTCTCTTGTCACAACGGTGTTTCAAGAGGATCAGAAAACGGTGGCACATGGCGAGCCACCTGAGCATATCAAGCAGCAGGCTGAACGTCTCGACGTGCCCGTTACGTTTGTCACAACCGACTTTAAAAGTTACGGTGAGGACTACCTCGACCATTTGCTGAAGCTCAAAGAAACCTATCAACTGGATGCCATTGCATTTGGCGATATCTATCTGGAAGGCCACCGAGAATGGGGTGAAGAGCTCGCAGCCAGAGCAGGACTCGAGCCTTTGTATCCGCTATGGTCCACAGAATATCAAGCCCTGCCTCTTTTGCAAGAATTCATTTCACACGGCTTTCAAGCACGCGTCATAAAAGTTGACGAAGAAAAGCTGCCGGCAGACTGGGTAGGCCGCATCGTTGATGGAGCGTTTGCTGACGAAATCGCCCGCCTGGACGTCTGTCCGATGAGTGAATCGGGCGAGTATCATACCGTGGTAGAAGATGGTCCGTGTTTTAGGAAATAG